CAACTCTAGCGCCCGGCTGAGCACGATTAAATCGGCGCGCGCACCGACCTGAATGCGGCCGCGATCGCCCGCGCCGACGAGACCCGCGGGATTGGTCGCAGCCATCACGGCCGCATCGCCGATGCCGACGCCGGCTTTCTCGACCATCACGCGAACCCCGTCGAGCATCGAGATGATGCTGCCGGCCAGCCGGCCGTCATCGAGGCGTGCGGCGCCGTCGCGAATCGTTATCGATCCGCGCGCAGGCCCGGGATTTTTTTCGGCGGCAGAGGCTTTCGCCAGCGCGACTTTGTCGGTGACAAGGATCATCCCGGCTATCCCGCGGGCGCGGCAAGCCAGACGCAGGATCGCGGGATGCACGTGGACACCGTCGGGGATGATCGCGGCGAACGCGGGTGACGGCGCGAGCGCGGCGGCGACAACGCCGGGATCGCGATGGTTCAACGGCCGCATCGCGTTGAACAGATGCGTGAACATCCGGGCGCCGGCGGCAATGGCGGCGTTGGCCTGCTCGAGAGTCGCGTTGGTATGGCCGATGGAGACGACCACGGCGCGGGCGGTAAGGCGCCGAATCGCGTCGAGCGCGCCGGGCAACTCGGGCGCGAGCGTGAGCAAGCGCAGCGCGCGCATCGCGAGCACTCGATCGAAAGCGTCGGCGCGCGGTTCGAGGTTGAGCGCGGGATGCGCGCCGAGCCGGAGCGGCGAAATGAACGGCCCTTCGAGATGCATCCCGAGAATCGCGGCCGCATCGGCGGACTTGTCGAGGCGCGAATTTTCAATCGCACCGGCGATCGACTCGTGAACCTGTGCGATCTTTTCAATCGGCGCGGTGACCGCGGTCGGCATCCAGGCCGTGGCGCCTTCGCGCGCGAGGTGGCGGCTTAGAGCGGCGAGTGCGTCGGCCGACGCGTTCATCACGTCGATACCGTGCGAGCCGTTGAGTTGAAGATCGACGAAGCCGGGCAGGATGTAATCTTCGTCGCCGCCGCCGGATGCGGGATCGATCGCAGTGATCCGATCGGTGAACGTGATGCGCCCGCGGACGAGCGAGCCGTCGGGCCTGGCGATGCAGCCGGACAGCTTGCCGTCAGGCAGATTCACCGATGTGGGCGTGGTGGTCAATTCGCGCCGAATCGCTCTGCGAGCAGACGCGAGAAGCGCGGCATATAGATGAGGTCGAAGGTTTCTTCCTTGCCCGGAAACATCGCAACCGCGGCGCCCTTGAGCGCAAGCACGTGTTCCCATCCCTGTTCGAGCGTCAGGTCGTTGTCCTGAGCGATGGTCGCGAAGGTCAGCTCGACCAGGAAGCGCAGGCGGCGGATCATTTTATTCTCATGCTCGATTTTCGCTGCGCGGTCGTAGTCGTGCTCGGCCATGAGTGGGTTCTCCGTATGAGACTGTCGGAATCATCACTATATCATCGAAGCCGGAAGCGATCATGGGGCGACGCGGGCGGACTTGTCTCCATTGTCCGAGGATGCCAAATTCTAACGCGCCGTGAATTCAGTCCGCCTCAAAAGCAGCTTCATATATCTCGCCAACGCGGTGAAAGATCTGCGTGGGAATTGGGCGGTGCTGGCGGTAGTGCTGGCGCCGCTAGCGCTGGCGGCGGCGTTGTGTCTGCTGCCGGACGCGTTGAATCTGCAATTTCACCTCGCTCAGAAGTTTGAGCCGGGCGCGCAAAATATCAACTACGTTCAGGCGCAGGGCGTCGATGCGCCGGACAAGCCGCCGCCGCTGCAAGAGCCGCAGCCGTTCTCGCCGTGGGTCACCAAGGCGCTACATCTGATCCTTGGGCTGCTCACGCTGCTGGTGACGCTGGTCACGTTGTGTTCGCTCAAGAGGATCCAGGCGGGACTGCGCAAGCCCGCGATTATCGGCGAAGCGATCGAGGTTTACCGGCAATCGATTCCGCTTGCCCCGGGGTTCATCTGGGTGACGATTCTGCAACTGGCGGCGCCGGCGGCGGGATTATTCCTGTTCCAGCAGTCGTCAGCTTACGTGTACGGTTCGATCGGCGTGTGGG
This region of Candidatus Binatus sp. genomic DNA includes:
- the nagA gene encoding N-acetylglucosamine-6-phosphate deacetylase, coding for MTTTPTSVNLPDGKLSGCIARPDGSLVRGRITFTDRITAIDPASGGGDEDYILPGFVDLQLNGSHGIDVMNASADALAALSRHLAREGATAWMPTAVTAPIEKIAQVHESIAGAIENSRLDKSADAAAILGMHLEGPFISPLRLGAHPALNLEPRADAFDRVLAMRALRLLTLAPELPGALDAIRRLTARAVVVSIGHTNATLEQANAAIAAGARMFTHLFNAMRPLNHRDPGVVAAALAPSPAFAAIIPDGVHVHPAILRLACRARGIAGMILVTDKVALAKASAAEKNPGPARGSITIRDGAARLDDGRLAGSIISMLDGVRVMVEKAGVGIGDAAVMAATNPAGLVGAGDRGRIQVGARADLIVLSRALELKAVFIAGRELA